In the genome of Palaemon carinicauda isolate YSFRI2023 chromosome 13, ASM3689809v2, whole genome shotgun sequence, one region contains:
- the LOC137651471 gene encoding zinc finger SWIM domain-containing protein 5-like, protein MRCKITSVTCSCDTRDIFWCPHVVALSLHRIRHADAVQLRIPISETLLQMDRQQLQKMVQYLISEHHTEVLPTAQKLADQILQHTHPINHIQGAPDPTAGGSAEEEHCWHLDAEQVKEQVGQYLTQGGYYNANKQLYFMFTKVREMVRARDSNGAKMLTMITEQFLNDPRLLLWKSQGTPMTDKCRQHWDHIAALWVCVVLAPHSSSYEKQQRQRTLEQWAHTDVCPLEDPDHRHQDTNERNRSAAYYLTSDDESSDEDNELRRRDPNNREHNHRHHHVQRENRENRERDRRSSHRRHKRRRISAPPRTIFHRAIDACNMSWDDHHLRTILAGETPVLRSTQHQHPSSYYNEQGQPLWHEPVPIACSRVDALRSHGYNSEALRLAVAVVRTLKQAQREAYLWWGSKRDEMLPRCSPSRACRSLGPGALEGWVGHPLDPITCLFDTLAEASLLPEDLPRFQYHSDWLGVANEDATNLAPLRYRHVPIPGSNDPWESYLTLALEAALIGLGQQRAMPPGLYAQEKACKQEEKMILKLQELTLDSPLLAVLRRQARLLLEGGPFSGLGEGIHPESVPMHTFTKFLFTALLPHDPDLGYQLALRAIRLPILEDHDDVDDPANGNVSSLVLSRYPRWFTLGHIETQQCALACTMINAAKNDVMRLRSVLDAALRNIHSSSHLFKLAQDAFRLGLPGEGQRNSLLLNAALELGLQVMRMTLTSLNWRRREMVRWLVTCATEVGVSALISIMQNWFSLFTPTEATGAVASTIMSHTTVMRLQLDRAEQDELAACARSLALQCATKDPPNCALNALTLCESDPVSFETAYQVVVDAAAHTMTSSQLFTIARYMEHRGYPHRAYTLAMLAMQSVHLAYNQDTHPAINDIHWAVALAHSLGRTELSQLLPVFIKNVQCATVLSDVLRRCSLSAPGMACPDSKRRPIKPLAFDKQPLRGLLEATILAYINTTNSRLTHISPRHYQDFIDFLTKAHETFMLAHDGHIQFAQLIENMKVAYKGKKKLMCLVRERFG, encoded by the exons GAGCCCCGGATCCAACGGCGGGAGGGAGTGCAGAGGAGGAGCACTGCTGGCATCTGGATGCAGAACAGGTCAAGGAACAAGTGGGTCAGTACTTGACCCAAGGCGGATACTACAATGCTAATAAACAACTCTATTTCATGTTCACCAAG GTTCGGGAAATGGTGAGAGCGCGAGACAGTAATGGTGCTAAAATGCTGACCATGATCACCGAACAGTTCCTTAACGACCCAAGACTTCTGCTCTGGAAGTCACAGGGCACTCCCATGACAGACAAATGCAGACAACATTGGGATCATATCG CTGCTCTTTGGGTGTGTGTGGTGTTGGCACCGCATAGTAGCTCATATGAAAAGCAGCAGAGACAGAGGACCTTGGAGCAATGGGCGCATACTGATGTTTGTCCGTTGGAAGACCCAGATCACAGACATCAAGATACCAATGAAAGG AATCGTTCCGCTGCTTATTATCTTACTTCCGATGACGAGTCAAGTGATGAAGATAATGAGCTCAGACGTCGAGACCCTAACAACAGAGAACACAATCACCGTCATCATCATGTCCaaagagaaaatagagaaaacagagagagagacagaagatCGTCACACAG AAGACATAAGAGACGGAGGATTTCAGCGCCACCACGAACCATATTCCACAGAGCGATAGATGCTTGCAACATGTCGTGGGATGATCACCACCTTAGAACTATTTTGGCAGGGGAAACTCCTGTTCTCAGAAGTACCCAACACCAACACCCTTCTTCTTATTATAATGAACAAGGACAACCACTTTGGCATG AACCAGTCCCAATCGCTTGCTCACGAGTAGATGCTTTAAGGTCTCATGGTTATAACAGTGAAGCGCTAAGGCTTGCAGTGGCCGTGGTACGTACGTTAAAACAAGCACAAAGAGAAGCATATCTCTGGTGGGGAAGTAAGAGAGACGAAATGCTCCCAAGATGTTCTCCTTCTAGAGCTTGCAGGTCCTTAGGTCCAGGAGCATTAGAAGGTTGGGTTGGTCACCCGTTAGATCCCATAACATGCCTTTTCGATACTTTAGCCGAAGCGTCGCTCTTGCCAGAAGATCTTCCGAGGTTTCAGTATCACAGTG ATTGGCTTGGTGTAGCTAATGAGGATGCAACCAACCTAGCGCCACTCAGGTATCGTCATGTTCCCATCCCAGGCTCTAATGACCCTTGGGAGTCATATCTAACTCTTGCCTTGGAAGCAGCTCTTATAGGCTTAGGCCAGCAACGAGCCATGCCCCCAGGGTTGTATGCTCAGGAAAAAGCCTGCAAGCAAGAAGAAAAAATGATACTAAAATTACAAGAGCTCACCCTTGATTCTCCTCTTCTAGCAGTGCTAAGGCGACAAGCCAGGCTACTGCTTGAAGGTGGGCCATTCTCAGGGCTTGGGGAGGGCATCCATCCAGAAAGTGTTCCCATGCATACCTTCACAAAGTTCCTATTCACAGCTTTGTTACCTCATGATCCTGATTTGGGGTACCAGCTGGCTTTAAGGGCAATCAG ATTACCAATTCTTGAAGATCATGATGATGTAGATGACCCAGCAAATGGAAATGTTTCCTCTTTGGTATTATCCCGATACCCACGATGGTTTACTTTAGGCCACATTGAAACTCAGCAATGTGCCCTAGCCTGTACCATGATCAATGctgccaaga ACGATGTTATGCGCCTAAGGTCTGTATTGGATGCAGCTCTAAGAAATATCCATAGTTCGTCACATCTATTTAAGTTGGCTCAAGATGCATTCCGGCTTGGTCTTCCAGGAGAAGGCCAGAGAAATTCGCTTCTGCTCAATGCTGCATTAGAATTAGGGTTACAG gtAATGCGCATGACGCTAACGTCCTTGAACTGGAGAAGGCGAGAGATGGTACGCTGGTTGGTAACCTGTGCTACAGAGGTTGGTGTTTCAGCACTGATTTCTATAATGCAGAATTGGTTTTCTCTGTTCACACCTACGGAGGCTACTGGAGCTGTTGCATCGACAATTATGAGTCATACCACTGTCATGAGACTTCAGTTAGATCGGGCTGAACAGGATGAACTTGCTGCGTGTGCTCGTTCCTTAGCCTTACAGTGTGCAACCAAG GATCCTCCTAACTGTGCACTTAATGCTCTTACCCTATGTGAGAGTGATCCAGTATCCTTTGAGACTGCTTACCAAGTGGTAGTTGATGCAGCTGCTCACACGATGACCTCTTCGCAGCTATTCACAATTGCACGATACATGGAACACCGTGGATATCCCCACCGTGCTTACACTCTTGCAATGTTGGCAATGCAAAGTGTGCATTTAGCATATAATCAAGATACTCATCCTGCTATTAATGATATACACTGGGCTGTTGCGCTTGCACATTCTTTAGGCCGCACCGAATTATCTCAGCTCCTTCCTGTTTTCATTAAAAATGTGCAGTGTGCCACAGTTTTATCTGATGTCTTGAGGCGCTGCTCTTTATCTGCACCGGGAATGGCTTGTCCTGATTCTAAGCGTCGTCCCATCAAGCCTCTCGCTTTCGATAAACAGCCCTTAAGAGGCCTCTTAGAGGCTACTATCTTAGCATACATCAACACCACCAATTCGAGGCTTACGCATATATCTCCTAGACATTATCAAGATTTCATTGACTTTTTAACAAAAGCTCACGAAACATTTATGCTGGCGCATGATGGTCACATCCAGTTTGCTCAGCTTATTGAAAACATGAAAGTTGCTTACAAAGGGAAAAAGAAATTGATGTGTTTAGTGAGGGAACGTTTTGGCTGA